TGAAGGCGACGATATCGGGGGCGGCGGGCGCGCTTTCGACGGCGGGCTCCATCACCAGCCGCAATTCCACGCGGTCGCCGTCGTTCCACGTGCGCGCGAGGTCGATATAGCTGCCCGGAACGGTCGAGCGCACCGCCTCCGTGCCGTTGACCAGCACGGTCGCGGTGCGGCTCCAGCCGGGATGGCGCAGCTTCAGCGTCACCTCGGTCGGGCGCTTCAGCGCCCAGCGCAATGTGGTGGTGGGCGTGTCGGGGAAGGTCGTGGTCTGGGTCAGCACCGCCCCCTTCTCCTTCCACGCCACCGAGGAGGGCACGAACAGGTTCACGTAGAGCGCCGAATCAGCGTGGAAGTAGATCGAATCGCGATATTTGACGTGGTTTTCCATGCCGGTGCCGGTGCAGCACCAGAAGCTGTCCTCGGGGGTGTGATACAGCTTCATATATCCCGGCCGCGCGCCCTGGAAATAGGTCGCCATGCCCGAATCGGGGTCCTGCGAGGCGAGGATGCCGTTGTAGAGCGTGCGCTCGTAATAATCGGCATAGTCCGCGCGCGGATCGTGGAGGAACAGCGCGCGCGTGAGCTTGAGCATGTTGTGCTGGCAGCACGTCTCCGATCCCTTGGCGGAAAAGACGTGGCTGTCGAAATCGGCCATCGGGAAGAAATGCTCCTCGTCGCCGTGCCCGCCGCTCGCGAACGAGCGCGTCTTCGCGACGGTGCGCCAGAAGAACGCCGCCGCGTCACGGTATGTCGCGTCGCCGGTCATCTCGTAGACGCGCTGGAAGCCGACGATCTTGGGCACCTGCGTGTTGGCGTGGAGCCCGTCGAGATGGTCGCGCCCGCGCGCCAGCGGTGCGAGGATCGCCTTGTGCGAGAACCGCTCGGCGAGCGTGCGATACTCGGCATTGCCGGTCATGAAGAAGAGATCGGCGTAGATTTCGTTCATGCCGCCATGTTCGGTATCGAGCATCGTCTCGAACTCGGCGTCGGTCAGCGGCTTGGTCGCCACCACG
This genomic stretch from Sphingomonas panacis harbors:
- a CDS encoding beta-L-arabinofuranosidase domain-containing protein, translating into MIETGQSPCGHHSRRDFLATAGAGALVTGMAGAMPAQAATPQPGAGQPAAALKPFDMADVALADGPFLHAQRMTEAYLMRLQPDRMLHNFRVNAGLKPKAPVYGGWESEPTWEEINCHGHTLGHYLSACALAYRSTKDARYKQRIDYIAGELAACQRAAGSGLVCAFPKGAALVAAHLRGDKITGVPWYTLHKVYAGLRDGALLADSAPSRAVLVRLADWGVVATKPLTDAEFETMLDTEHGGMNEIYADLFFMTGNAEYRTLAERFSHKAILAPLARGRDHLDGLHANTQVPKIVGFQRVYEMTGDATYRDAAAFFWRTVAKTRSFASGGHGDEEHFFPMADFDSHVFSAKGSETCCQHNMLKLTRALFLHDPRADYADYYERTLYNGILASQDPDSGMATYFQGARPGYMKLYHTPEDSFWCCTGTGMENHVKYRDSIYFHADSALYVNLFVPSSVAWKEKGAVLTQTTTFPDTPTTTLRWALKRPTEVTLKLRHPGWSRTATVLVNGTEAVRSTVPGSYIDLARTWNDGDRVELRLVMEPAVESAPAAPDIVAFTYGPLVLAGALGRDGLAPGADIIVSERKYGGYNDSPFTAPTLAGDPRLLARAIRPGDGPLTFTIASAEGKPVRLIPYHRVAHERYATYWRVKPAVA